CTAATATATGAGGATAAATGCCATGCGCCAATATCTATTGTCCATCCCGATGATTCTGCTTTTGCTCGTTGGGACCGCTTCTGCACAAACGGTTAATTTTTCTCTACGAGGCCTCGACGGCAATACATATAGCGCTTCTGACTATCGCGGCAAAGTGCTCATACTTGCGGTCTTTGGGCATAGCTGACCAACCTGTAGAGCCGCGGGTCCGCGACTCGAAGGTTTATGGCAAGATTATAAAGCAGATCCCAATGTTGCTATGCTCGGTCTCGATGCCTGGAATGGCAGTCAGTCACAGGTTGACGGGTTTCGCAGGAACGGGGACATCACTTTTCCCTTGCTTCTAAACGCCGGTAGTTCTGCTCCGGCTCGGTATGAGAATTTCGTTGTGGTTCGTCCCAATGGGACTGCATTGCCCGTTATAGGTGGTCTGAGTTCAAGTTCTGTTACAAGAGTGAAAGACAGGGTTAATGAACTGTTGGCGCAAATACCGCCCCCTGTGCCGGCGATCAGTGTGCAGCAAACGGCAGTTGATTTCGGCACGATTGACGCGGGTCAACCGGATCAACAGACGATTACGATTCAGAATACGGGAACAGCACCTCTGGATATTACGGGTATTAAGGTTGATGGCGATGTGGCAGGTTTGACGTTTGAACCTTCTACGTTCACAGTAGAACCTGGCGATTCACAGACGATTACTGTGACGTTTCCGGGTTCGACGGTGGGTACGTTTTCAGGTAATATCACTATTTCAAGTAATGATCCGGATCGTGCGACACAGACATTATCCGTTTCTGTGATCGTTCAACCACCACCTGTGCCGG
The window above is part of the Gemmatimonadota bacterium genome. Proteins encoded here:
- a CDS encoding choice-of-anchor D domain-containing protein, translated to MLGLDAWNGSQSQVDGFRRNGDITFPLLLNAGSSAPARYENFVVVRPNGTALPVIGGLSSSSVTRVKDRVNELLAQIPPPVPAISVQQTAVDFGTIDAGQPDQQTITIQNTGTAPLDITGIKVDGDVAGLTFEPSTFTVEPGDSQTITVTFPGSTVGTFSGNITISSNDPDRATQTLSVSVIVQPPPVPAITVRETTIDFGTVAFEQRVQETITVTNTGTASLEITGIESDVSGLMFDTTMFTLEPNGSRTVTVTFPSSAEGTFSGKITISSNDPDRATQTLSVSVIVQPPPVPVLAVQETAVEFGTVAFAQTVQETITITNTGTAPLEITGIESDVSGLTFEPSTFTLSPN